From a single Pseudoalteromonas nigrifaciens genomic region:
- a CDS encoding 2-hydroxyacid dehydrogenase, whose translation MSVLVAIGDRDNSKLVSQLQARLPNIHIEQYSQCEDFSKVEFVLAWYAPKELWAQLPNLKVVSSFGAGVDSIDLDLLPEHVEVVRIVDSQLEVDMAEYVLTHVLAQKLQLKEYYQKQAATQWKPNRVLSHNKVAILGFGQLGRACAQRLVDNGFSVSAWAQSHKDVNNVTMYYGEHGLNEMLPNTDYLVCLLPLTENTAGIINKDLLAKLPAHAVLVNAARGQHVIEADLLQALNSDSLRAATLDAFDQEPLPSEHPYWLHPKITITPHCAALSDVNCVIEQIEVSIQCLTNGTPLKNRVDRTKGY comes from the coding sequence ATGTCTGTTTTGGTTGCTATAGGGGATCGTGATAATTCTAAGCTGGTGTCGCAGTTACAAGCACGCTTACCTAATATACACATTGAGCAATATTCACAGTGTGAAGATTTCAGTAAAGTTGAGTTTGTATTAGCCTGGTATGCACCAAAAGAACTATGGGCACAATTACCTAATTTAAAAGTGGTGTCGTCGTTTGGTGCTGGGGTTGATAGCATTGATTTAGACTTGCTGCCAGAGCATGTTGAAGTAGTGCGTATTGTTGACTCCCAATTAGAAGTAGATATGGCCGAGTATGTACTTACTCACGTATTGGCGCAAAAACTACAATTAAAAGAATATTATCAAAAACAAGCCGCAACGCAATGGAAACCAAATAGGGTATTAAGTCACAACAAAGTGGCTATTTTAGGCTTTGGTCAATTAGGCAGAGCTTGTGCGCAAAGACTCGTTGATAATGGCTTTAGCGTGAGCGCGTGGGCACAAAGCCATAAAGACGTGAATAACGTGACCATGTATTATGGAGAACATGGGCTAAACGAAATGCTGCCTAATACAGATTATTTAGTGTGCTTATTACCGCTGACCGAAAACACGGCCGGAATTATTAACAAAGATTTATTGGCTAAATTACCCGCCCATGCAGTATTAGTAAATGCGGCACGCGGCCAGCACGTAATAGAAGCTGATTTATTACAGGCACTTAATAGTGACAGTTTACGCGCCGCCACGCTTGATGCATTCGATCAAGAGCCATTGCCAAGTGAGCATCCATATTGGCTGCATCCTAAAATAACCATAACACCACATTGCGCTGCATTATCAGATGTTAACTGCGTTATTGAACAAATTGAAGTGAGTATTCAATGCTTAACTAATGGCACACCACTTAAAAACCGGGTTGATAGAACCAAAGGCTATTAG